The Paenibacillus uliginis N3/975 genome has a window encoding:
- a CDS encoding transglutaminase domain-containing protein, whose translation MENISSLLVNPGNSSDRASTGLRMVFRPSPGPLAMRLFISLPIFGLLTGWLLPLQGLGGDDDLMLETLFILAAFLLLQGLFTIREWVWLPLNACIVLLLWGRLFDSNDPFTWFLGYVQDVLPQDTNTVLSLGTWQFSELSEETRVLVLLLGWGIMVSAVYMLALYRRTVWLFGGATIVYLAALESGLEQPVYDDMFRATCFILTTQGLMLFLRLKSEESAKTGFEVLGVKPKRPMAVILRWSLCVILLTAALTSLIRAGGDFVPARTGSGLTIAAITDKLQDWSSGLSGKDAPAESVSLTGYDSLAQEMGGPLTISQDLFFTGETSVPTYWRGEALQYYDGRRWIAGDMAGTSVEIAEDLSGMLPQQTVIPTNEIVQKITLAAPPSAGLPLFSGGLITRIIGVQGNDEKKLESGIMADSESGSLRFQKASPGISSYTLETRLQTPRERLQLRSDQPDPEPIAKTYLQLPDSLPQRVRDLGKDITAGITGRYEMAMAVESYLEQEYTYTLKTKVPPAGRDFTDHFLFDAKEGYCTHFATAMVVLLRTQGIPARYVMGFAPGEKINGTTDSYRVTQEEAHAWVEVYFPGEGWAAIDPTPGFNAGLDAVSPQETSSGVPSDTPWRLTEMIQMIANSIQAWITDAQLMTAAIFVLVLLPILIVAVLALVRRKTVFSAVRSFAVPVTERDKLTAVSAKLWKKLEKKYGAIETGITIRKYIQSLNIDNEDLRSEIQLFASLWERAAYKEEPLSRTEKRLYLRQCRTIAKKLV comes from the coding sequence ATGGAAAATATCAGCAGCTTACTCGTTAACCCGGGTAATTCATCAGACAGAGCATCCACAGGATTACGCATGGTATTCCGCCCTTCACCAGGACCGCTAGCCATGAGGCTGTTCATTAGCTTGCCGATATTCGGATTACTTACGGGGTGGCTCCTCCCCCTACAGGGACTGGGTGGCGATGATGATCTTATGCTGGAGACACTGTTCATACTGGCCGCTTTTTTGCTGCTGCAGGGACTTTTTACAATACGGGAGTGGGTGTGGCTTCCGTTAAATGCTTGTATCGTCCTGCTATTATGGGGGCGGCTGTTTGACTCTAACGATCCATTCACGTGGTTTCTCGGATATGTGCAAGACGTCCTTCCTCAAGATACGAATACGGTTTTAAGTTTAGGTACATGGCAGTTCAGTGAACTTAGTGAGGAGACGAGAGTACTCGTACTGCTTCTCGGATGGGGGATTATGGTGTCAGCGGTGTACATGCTGGCTTTATATCGCAGGACGGTGTGGTTGTTCGGGGGGGCAACCATTGTCTATTTGGCTGCGTTGGAATCGGGTCTTGAGCAGCCTGTGTATGATGATATGTTCAGGGCAACCTGCTTCATTCTAACCACACAAGGCCTGATGTTATTTCTTAGGCTGAAGAGTGAAGAGAGTGCGAAGACGGGCTTTGAAGTTCTCGGAGTTAAACCGAAACGTCCAATGGCGGTCATCTTACGCTGGAGTTTATGTGTAATTCTCCTGACAGCTGCTCTTACAAGCCTGATACGCGCAGGAGGAGATTTTGTGCCTGCACGGACTGGCTCCGGCCTTACGATTGCCGCTATAACTGATAAGCTTCAGGATTGGTCCTCAGGGTTGTCAGGCAAAGATGCGCCGGCCGAAAGTGTAAGTCTGACCGGATACGATTCATTGGCACAAGAGATGGGAGGACCGCTGACGATAAGCCAGGATCTTTTCTTCACGGGGGAAACGTCTGTGCCTACATACTGGAGAGGTGAGGCACTTCAGTATTATGACGGAAGACGATGGATTGCTGGAGATATGGCGGGAACCAGCGTTGAAATAGCTGAGGATTTAAGCGGCATGCTACCGCAACAGACGGTTATTCCAACCAATGAAATCGTTCAGAAAATTACTTTGGCAGCTCCACCTTCTGCGGGTCTTCCTCTCTTTTCAGGGGGATTAATTACGAGAATTATTGGAGTTCAAGGAAATGACGAGAAGAAGCTGGAGTCCGGGATCATGGCTGATTCTGAGTCCGGTAGTCTTAGGTTCCAAAAAGCAAGCCCCGGTATATCCAGTTACACGTTAGAGACAAGGTTGCAGACCCCTCGTGAGAGACTTCAACTCCGTTCTGACCAACCCGATCCGGAACCGATTGCAAAAACCTATTTGCAGCTTCCGGATTCATTGCCGCAGCGGGTGCGTGATCTGGGAAAAGATATTACGGCAGGGATCACTGGCAGGTATGAAATGGCAATGGCTGTCGAATCCTATTTAGAACAAGAGTATACCTATACGCTGAAAACGAAAGTCCCTCCGGCTGGACGGGACTTTACCGATCATTTTTTGTTTGATGCTAAGGAAGGCTATTGCACACATTTTGCAACGGCGATGGTGGTTCTTTTGCGGACCCAGGGTATCCCTGCCCGTTATGTCATGGGATTTGCTCCTGGTGAGAAAATTAACGGTACAACAGATTCGTATCGGGTTACTCAGGAAGAGGCTCACGCCTGGGTTGAAGTTTATTTTCCCGGAGAGGGATGGGCTGCTATTGATCCTACGCCAGGGTTCAACGCCGGGCTTGATGCTGTTTCCCCACAAGAGACATCTTCGGGAGTACCTTCGGATACGCCTTGGCGGCTTACTGAAATGATTCAAATGATAGCGAATTCTATTCAGGCATGGATTACAGATGCACAGCTTATGACAGCCGCCATTTTTGTATTGGTACTATTACCGATCCTGATTGTTGCCGTATTAGCGCTGGTGCGGAGGAAAACGGTGTTCTCTGCTGTGCGTTCGTTTGCTGTACCTGTTACAGAACGGGATAAATTGACCGCAGTATCGGCTAAGCTATGGAAGAAGCTTGAGAAGAAGTATGGGGCTATTGAAACCGGCATTACGATTAGAAAATACATACAATCCTTAAACATCGATAATGAAGATCTGCGTTCGGAAATTCAGTTGTTTGCAAGCCTTTGGGAAAGAGCCGCGTATAAGGAAGAACCGCTTTCCCGAACCGAAAAGAGACTCTATTTACGCCAATGCCGTACGATTGCCAAAAAACTGGTATGA
- a CDS encoding DUF58 domain-containing protein, with translation MNSRRLEWGRALCIWLASWGLYVWLGGQSLQFLWWLCSAILLNGALLQGFGPSNIAVQRDISPTCLYAGEEAEITVTIQFKSWMPLPWIMLTDRIGEFTVRKLWFPGFRRSVSYSYSLRNLKRGNWPSIDSSIEWGDLFGWFRSGRTVVNPAGLIVLPRPLSMRGMLNLSHGSDEEVDSVHRPSQFALPGHGLRDYIPGDSLNRIHWKNSARLGKLQTFLPQPGRNIDRCIILITSQDGYPNSVGSKLDTSFEDAIAASAGLLYSSAVTLGTPSLWIGGMGRSSVRPERTRGEDYDMLIPLASVPSQPGNGTAVDILERAAADEDHTTELHVVTGTINPALMKSAIQILSSGRKVSIYCTSPIPVTSIKPTPELALDQYAHGGMLQPGHMGEVSEDPYFRAGGRLLYISGEKLYEITTSGGGGDGDGKYQQLTR, from the coding sequence GTGAACAGTCGTAGACTGGAGTGGGGGAGGGCGCTGTGTATATGGCTAGCAAGCTGGGGACTGTACGTTTGGCTAGGCGGCCAGTCATTGCAGTTTCTTTGGTGGCTTTGCTCTGCAATACTTCTTAACGGAGCGCTTCTACAAGGGTTCGGCCCCTCGAACATCGCTGTTCAGCGAGACATATCGCCTACCTGCCTGTACGCTGGAGAGGAAGCGGAAATCACGGTTACCATTCAATTTAAATCCTGGATGCCGCTGCCATGGATCATGCTAACGGACCGGATCGGAGAGTTTACCGTCCGCAAGCTGTGGTTTCCCGGGTTTCGACGTTCTGTCAGCTATTCCTATTCACTCAGAAACTTGAAGAGAGGAAACTGGCCGTCTATTGATTCATCTATCGAATGGGGAGATCTGTTTGGATGGTTTCGCTCAGGCAGAACGGTTGTAAACCCTGCAGGACTGATCGTTCTGCCACGACCGCTGAGCATGCGAGGTATGCTTAACCTTTCCCACGGATCGGATGAAGAAGTTGATAGCGTACATCGTCCTTCACAATTCGCTCTTCCGGGACACGGGTTAAGAGATTATATACCGGGTGATTCCTTAAACCGAATTCATTGGAAAAACTCCGCCCGTCTCGGTAAGTTGCAGACTTTTCTTCCTCAACCGGGGCGGAATATTGACAGATGTATTATTTTGATCACATCACAAGACGGATACCCGAATTCTGTGGGGTCAAAGCTCGATACATCTTTTGAAGATGCTATTGCAGCTTCAGCAGGGTTGCTGTACTCTTCGGCCGTGACTCTTGGAACACCGTCCCTGTGGATCGGAGGAATGGGCCGATCATCCGTTCGGCCTGAAAGAACGCGGGGTGAGGACTATGATATGCTGATCCCGCTGGCCTCCGTCCCGTCTCAACCCGGCAATGGCACGGCTGTTGACATTTTGGAGAGAGCTGCAGCTGATGAGGACCACACAACCGAACTCCACGTTGTAACGGGAACGATAAATCCGGCTTTGATGAAATCGGCCATTCAAATACTGTCTTCGGGAAGAAAAGTGAGCATCTATTGCACTAGTCCAATTCCGGTAACGAGTATAAAGCCTACTCCTGAACTGGCGCTGGATCAGTACGCCCACGGAGGGATGCTACAGCCGGGACATATGGGAGAAGTATCGGAAGACCCGTATTTCCGTGCTGGTGGACGATTGTTGTACATATCCGGTGAAAAGTTATACGAAATCACAACCAGCGGGGGAGGGGGTGACGGGGATGGAAAATATCAGCAGCTTACTCGTTAA
- a CDS encoding AAA family ATPase yields MFSSSIYQEETPYPEWAPELLERVIKRVGGVIVGHEEQIRLTFIAMLAGGHVLLEDVPGVGKTMLVRSVAACLGCDFGRIQFTYDLMPGDITGISVYYPHIGEFEFRPGPVLSNIVLADEINRASPRAQSALLEAMEEGKVTVDGRSYPLPSPFFLLATQNPYEFEGTSRLPEAQMDRFLMRLSLGYPGIENEMLMLERGYNRSPIESVKPIMAGSEMVSMQRMAARVFVDESIKKYLVAVADASRRQKGVRLGISPRGTLAWMRASQAAAFMEGRMYVIPDDCLRVAGPVLAHRIHLTHDARATGLGQLETIETLIKLFELPRQRSRKGGRM; encoded by the coding sequence TTGTTCAGTTCATCTATTTATCAGGAAGAGACTCCATATCCGGAGTGGGCTCCTGAACTGTTGGAAAGAGTAATCAAACGGGTTGGCGGTGTTATTGTCGGTCATGAAGAGCAGATTCGATTGACGTTTATAGCCATGCTGGCGGGAGGGCATGTGCTGTTGGAAGATGTGCCCGGAGTAGGAAAGACCATGCTTGTGCGTTCTGTTGCTGCTTGTCTCGGTTGTGATTTTGGACGAATTCAATTTACATATGATTTGATGCCGGGGGATATTACAGGGATTTCGGTTTATTATCCTCACATCGGTGAGTTTGAATTTCGGCCCGGTCCGGTGCTGTCAAACATCGTATTGGCGGATGAGATTAATCGTGCTTCACCACGTGCTCAATCGGCACTGCTCGAAGCTATGGAAGAAGGTAAGGTTACGGTGGATGGCAGGAGCTATCCACTTCCTTCACCATTTTTCCTGCTAGCAACACAGAACCCGTATGAGTTTGAAGGAACGAGCCGTTTGCCGGAAGCGCAGATGGATCGATTTTTAATGCGCTTGTCTCTTGGTTATCCAGGAATTGAGAACGAGATGTTAATGCTTGAACGAGGATACAATCGGAGTCCTATAGAAAGCGTTAAGCCGATAATGGCAGGCTCGGAAATGGTGTCTATGCAGCGGATGGCGGCTCGGGTTTTTGTCGATGAGAGCATTAAAAAATATTTGGTTGCAGTGGCCGATGCTTCACGAAGGCAAAAGGGTGTGCGGCTTGGAATCAGCCCGCGGGGAACCTTGGCTTGGATGCGGGCATCCCAGGCGGCTGCTTTTATGGAAGGGCGTATGTACGTTATTCCGGATGATTGTCTGCGGGTAGCGGGTCCTGTGTTAGCCCACCGGATTCACTTGACCCATGATGCACGTGCAACGGGATTAGGGCAGCTGGAAACGATAGAGACGCTGATCAAGTTGTTTGAGCTTCCGCGGCAGCGCAGTCGAAAGGGAGGCCGGATGTGA
- a CDS encoding NAD(P)/FAD-dependent oxidoreductase — translation MSKHILILGGGYGGLLSALSAREHFGVNDAKITLVNRFPTHQIITELHRLAAGNISEKAVALPLDKLLRDANVDLRIGTVKEIKPDERSVSLEGGGQFTYDMLVVALGSETAFFGIPGLQENSFILKSVNDANRLRAHVESRIAEYSKTKNKADATIVVGGGGLTGVELVGEYADMKTELARKYGISPEEINLYCVEAAPSILPGFPAELVDRATTSLQNRGVTFLTGLPITKMDGTTVELKDGSTFETSTLVWTGGVQGNSVVANCGIEVNRGRAVVNEFLQSTSHPDVFLAGDSAVVMGPEGRPYPPTAQLAWQMGELAGYNMYAYTKGGALASFIPVFSGTLGSLGRKDAIGTIGANKTQLKGLPATMMKEASNLRYLSHIKGLFTLAY, via the coding sequence ATGTCTAAACACATATTAATCTTGGGCGGAGGCTATGGCGGACTGCTGAGCGCTCTTTCTGCCCGGGAGCATTTCGGCGTGAATGACGCTAAAATTACATTGGTTAACCGTTTCCCGACTCATCAGATCATTACAGAACTGCATCGTCTGGCTGCAGGTAACATCTCGGAGAAGGCCGTTGCCCTCCCACTGGATAAACTGCTCCGCGATGCTAACGTCGATCTGCGCATCGGTACGGTAAAGGAAATTAAGCCGGATGAGCGTTCCGTGTCATTGGAAGGTGGAGGCCAATTCACTTACGACATGCTGGTTGTCGCTTTGGGCAGTGAAACCGCATTTTTTGGCATTCCCGGACTTCAGGAAAACAGCTTTATCCTCAAATCTGTTAATGACGCTAACCGCCTGCGTGCACATGTGGAAAGCCGTATTGCAGAATACAGCAAAACGAAAAACAAAGCTGACGCTACTATCGTTGTTGGCGGAGGCGGCTTGACTGGTGTTGAACTTGTCGGTGAGTATGCTGACATGAAGACTGAGCTTGCCCGTAAATACGGCATCTCTCCTGAAGAGATCAATCTGTACTGCGTTGAGGCTGCACCTTCGATCCTGCCAGGCTTCCCAGCTGAGCTGGTTGATCGTGCAACGACAAGTCTTCAAAACCGCGGTGTAACATTCCTGACGGGTCTTCCGATCACGAAAATGGATGGTACAACGGTTGAACTGAAAGACGGAAGCACATTCGAAACGAGCACGCTCGTATGGACTGGCGGCGTACAAGGAAATTCTGTGGTTGCGAACTGCGGTATTGAAGTGAACCGCGGCCGTGCCGTAGTTAACGAGTTCCTTCAGTCCACATCCCATCCGGATGTATTCCTGGCTGGTGACAGTGCGGTAGTTATGGGTCCAGAAGGACGTCCTTATCCTCCGACTGCACAGTTAGCTTGGCAGATGGGCGAACTTGCTGGTTACAATATGTACGCCTATACCAAAGGCGGAGCTTTGGCTTCGTTCATCCCTGTGTTCTCTGGTACACTGGGAAGCTTGGGTCGCAAGGACGCGATCGGAACGATCGGTGCCAACAAAACTCAGCTTAAAGGTCTGCCTGCAACGATGATGAAGGAAGCTAGTAACCTTCGTTACTTGTCCCACATCAAAGGTCTGTTCACACTGGCTTACTAA
- a CDS encoding DUF1641 domain-containing protein: MTETSRPQQSEASETVAENLGAPMTDRLDVFDQLMKPEVQESLTILVDNLPKLTEMLTFFTKAYDFGKSVATDPVLAEDTMASLTGFTKPVTDTLKSVTSAAIEAGDRVHNQNDQGAISVFGLMKMLKDPQVQKGLRYAQAFMDVMNERDQQNKR, from the coding sequence ATGACAGAAACATCCCGTCCGCAACAATCCGAAGCTTCGGAGACTGTTGCTGAAAATCTAGGAGCTCCGATGACGGACCGCCTCGATGTGTTCGACCAATTGATGAAGCCGGAAGTTCAGGAATCGCTGACTATTCTCGTGGACAATCTTCCGAAGCTTACTGAAATGCTTACGTTCTTCACGAAAGCATATGATTTCGGTAAATCGGTAGCCACCGATCCAGTACTTGCAGAAGACACTATGGCCTCGCTGACTGGCTTTACGAAGCCTGTAACAGATACGCTGAAGAGTGTAACTTCCGCAGCGATCGAAGCCGGAGACCGTGTGCACAATCAGAATGATCAGGGAGCAATCAGCGTATTCGGTCTGATGAAGATGCTGAAAGACCCTCAAGTTCAAAAAGGTCTGCGCTATGCACAGGCTTTTATGGACGTTATGAACGAACGCGACCAACAGAACAAGCGTTAA
- a CDS encoding polysaccharide deacetylase has product MYKNVVIITRIALLFVLAAVLILTGFMTSLQPGHSLINVSLAEDMAEAAPFTAEVHNASEATVYSGAVSVSTKSVLAPATAVKEKKHSAKTVYLTFDDGPSGLTGEVLDILKKSGIKATFFVLGEQAAVRPELIARIFEEGHAIGNHTYNHEYNKLYEKFQEFWRQVKQTEETIRLITGVRPQLVRAPGGTAGKFDETYFRLLKQGGYQVFDWNVDSGDSKRRGVPAEEILKGATTPVSGNEAIVLLHDGAGHEETVKALPGIIAFYKEKGYNFDVLTPEMEPVQFKLHSNVKTKQEQPGSRWIAENVAHNAALFKQGRTLAVDMGGLATEFAPGEYRMENGKFMVPLRSAVERLGGGVFWKAESRTVQVSLTDARWEADPIKGTMTLSGIRGKTAVSEVKFIGHTVWVPIRDVLEISGHPVKDVVSGGDVYRIVTL; this is encoded by the coding sequence ATGTATAAAAACGTTGTAATCATTACTCGAATCGCACTGTTATTCGTTCTGGCAGCAGTTCTTATTTTGACCGGTTTCATGACCTCCCTTCAGCCAGGACATTCTTTGATAAATGTATCATTGGCTGAGGATATGGCAGAGGCAGCGCCTTTTACAGCAGAAGTACATAACGCATCTGAAGCAACAGTATACAGTGGTGCTGTAAGCGTATCGACGAAGTCGGTCTTAGCGCCTGCAACTGCTGTTAAAGAGAAGAAACATTCTGCTAAAACAGTGTACCTTACCTTTGATGACGGTCCTTCCGGACTCACTGGAGAGGTGCTTGATATATTGAAAAAATCGGGAATAAAAGCTACGTTTTTTGTGCTTGGAGAGCAGGCTGCTGTTCGTCCGGAGTTGATTGCAAGAATATTTGAAGAGGGCCATGCTATTGGCAATCATACATATAATCACGAATACAACAAACTCTATGAGAAGTTTCAAGAGTTTTGGAGACAGGTCAAACAAACCGAAGAGACTATTAGGCTCATTACTGGAGTCAGGCCGCAGCTTGTAAGAGCTCCGGGCGGGACGGCAGGCAAATTTGACGAAACCTACTTCCGACTGTTGAAGCAGGGAGGGTATCAGGTGTTTGATTGGAATGTGGACAGTGGTGATTCTAAACGTAGAGGAGTTCCTGCAGAGGAGATTTTAAAAGGAGCAACAACCCCTGTAAGCGGTAATGAGGCGATCGTACTGCTGCATGATGGGGCAGGACATGAGGAAACGGTGAAGGCGCTCCCTGGTATCATCGCTTTTTATAAAGAGAAGGGGTATAACTTTGATGTCCTGACGCCGGAGATGGAGCCTGTTCAGTTCAAGCTTCATAGCAATGTAAAGACGAAACAAGAACAGCCGGGAAGTCGGTGGATTGCGGAGAATGTGGCACATAATGCGGCATTGTTTAAACAGGGCAGGACGCTGGCTGTGGACATGGGCGGACTTGCGACTGAATTTGCTCCCGGAGAATACCGTATGGAGAATGGGAAATTTATGGTTCCTCTGAGGTCGGCTGTTGAGCGGCTCGGGGGAGGTGTATTTTGGAAAGCTGAGAGTAGGACGGTTCAAGTATCCTTGACAGATGCTCGTTGGGAGGCCGACCCTATCAAGGGAACAATGACGTTGAGCGGAATCCGCGGAAAAACGGCTGTATCAGAAGTTAAATTTATCGGTCATACGGTCTGGGTGCCGATCCGGGATGTTTTAGAAATATCCGGTCATCCTGTAAAGGATGTCGTTTCAGGCGGTGACGTATACAGAATTGTAACTTTATAG
- the bcp gene encoding thioredoxin-dependent thiol peroxidase yields the protein MTQIQVQIGSEIPDFTLPASNGERVSLSDFRGKKVVLYFYPKNMTPACTNEACSFRDNYGELERAGAVVLGISADPLKSHHKFIQKYDLPFLLLSDEDHTVSLLFGVWQLKKMYGREFEGIVRSTFLIDERGRLVKEWRKVKVAGHAEEVLQAVQS from the coding sequence ATGACTCAAATTCAAGTACAGATCGGCAGTGAAATTCCAGACTTCACCCTCCCAGCCTCGAACGGAGAGCGCGTTTCTCTAAGTGATTTCCGGGGGAAGAAGGTCGTTTTATATTTTTATCCAAAAAATATGACACCCGCATGTACCAACGAGGCATGCAGCTTCCGAGATAACTACGGGGAGCTTGAGCGAGCAGGGGCTGTTGTCCTTGGCATAAGCGCAGATCCACTCAAATCGCATCATAAGTTTATTCAAAAGTATGACCTTCCTTTTCTGTTACTATCCGACGAGGATCATACGGTCAGTCTTTTGTTCGGCGTATGGCAGCTGAAGAAGATGTACGGACGCGAATTTGAAGGCATTGTCCGCTCCACATTTCTAATCGATGAAAGAGGTAGGCTTGTAAAGGAATGGCGCAAAGTAAAGGTTGCCGGTCATGCCGAAGAGGTGCTTCAAGCTGTACAGTCATAA
- a CDS encoding LCP family protein, which yields MNKRTKKTIIWTVSIIIAGILGYGTYYVSSIYSGLEGLQKKGEASPFREIEKVDAKAPEPPKWEGTEPVNILLMGVDARGFEEGEIPRSDSMLVASIDPVQKKIHLFSILRDTYTEIPGHSQNRINTAITHGPNTAMKAVGDLLGIPIQYYVYTDFQGFMKLVDSVGGVEFYVEKDMKYSSKADKNEYDIDLKKGMQHLDGNKALQYARFRYDKMGDFTRTERQRELMKAVGKKMQSTTSIMKMPEILNAVSPYIDTNMDVNDMWKLANVAYQSKMKGSEQVPPMKLLVEANIGGAAVLTVKDPGTLKQYVQDVLNSPVSESETNNSDTESGKQSDKQDAKTTNNAGLSSDSN from the coding sequence ATGAACAAAAGAACAAAAAAGACAATTATATGGACCGTAAGCATTATTATTGCCGGTATTCTAGGCTATGGAACTTATTATGTTTCATCCATCTACAGCGGTCTTGAAGGTCTGCAAAAGAAAGGGGAAGCCTCTCCTTTCCGGGAGATTGAAAAGGTCGATGCCAAAGCACCGGAGCCCCCAAAATGGGAAGGAACAGAACCTGTTAACATTTTGCTCATGGGTGTGGATGCCCGCGGTTTTGAAGAAGGCGAGATTCCGCGTTCGGACAGTATGCTCGTTGCTTCAATCGATCCAGTCCAAAAGAAAATACATTTGTTCTCCATCCTCAGAGATACATATACAGAAATTCCCGGACACAGCCAGAACCGGATTAACACCGCCATCACCCATGGTCCTAACACGGCTATGAAGGCTGTCGGAGATCTGCTCGGCATTCCTATTCAATACTATGTGTACACAGACTTTCAGGGCTTTATGAAGCTGGTGGATTCCGTCGGCGGCGTAGAATTTTACGTAGAAAAAGACATGAAGTATTCCAGTAAGGCTGACAAGAACGAGTACGACATCGATTTGAAGAAAGGCATGCAGCATCTTGATGGCAATAAAGCGCTGCAATATGCACGTTTCCGTTATGACAAAATGGGCGATTTCACCCGTACGGAACGTCAGCGCGAACTGATGAAAGCTGTAGGCAAAAAAATGCAGTCCACCACGTCCATCATGAAGATGCCGGAGATTCTGAACGCGGTAAGTCCTTATATTGATACCAATATGGACGTCAATGATATGTGGAAACTTGCTAATGTAGCATATCAGAGTAAAATGAAAGGCAGCGAACAAGTTCCCCCAATGAAACTGTTGGTTGAAGCCAATATCGGCGGCGCTGCGGTTCTGACTGTGAAAGATCCGGGTACACTGAAACAGTATGTCCAAGATGTGCTGAATTCTCCAGTGTCTGAATCCGAAACAAACAACAGTGATACAGAATCGGGTAAACAGAGTGATAAACAGGATGCAAAAACCACGAATAATGCCGGTCTATCCTCGGATTCCAACTGA